AACGCGTTCCCTTGCCCACCTCCGACCCGACCTCCACGCGCCCGCCGTTGCGCTCCACCGCCTCCGCCACGGCGGCGAGGCCGATGCCGCGGCCGGCGGAAAGGTCGGTGCCCCCGCGGGTGGAAAAACCAGCCTGGAAGATCAGATCGTAAGGTCCCCGCTCCACCTGGCCCCCCAGACCGCGCTCCGAGGCTTGGCGGTCGAGCACTTCGGGATCGATGCCAGCGCCGTCGTCGGCAACCTCGATGAGCACCTCCTGGCCCTCCACCGAGGCCGATAGATCGATGCGGCCGCTGGCCGGCTTGCCCGCCGCCTCGCGCTCCTCCGGAGTCTCGACCCCGTGATTCACCGCGTTGCGCACCAGATGCCCCAGAGCCTCACTCGCCAGCTCCAGCAGCGCCTTGTCCAGGGGGGTATTGCCGCCGGAGGTCTCGAAGCTCACAGACTTGCCCTCGCGCACCGCCTCGTCGTGGACGATGCGGTTGAGGTGCCGGAAGAGCGATTGCAGCGGCACCATGCGGAGCTTGAGTACCCGCTCTTGAGCGAAGTCCAGGGTCTTCTCCAGCGATTGATGCACCGCCGCGACCTCGTCCCAGGCGTCGGAGATCACCCGCACCTCTTCCGGCAGGGTGTCCTTGAGGCGGTGCAGCGAATCCAGCAGCCGGTTGCGGTAGAGCAACACCTCCGCCTGCAGCTCTACCAGAGCGTCGAGCTCGCCGAAGGGCACTCGGACGCCCCCCAGGGCCAGCTCTTGGCTCGCTTCCCCCAGCAGATCCTGGCCTGCCTCCTCCGCCGCCTCGTCGTCGCCCTGGGTCAGCCGGCGCAGCAGGCGGCGGAAGGTATCGACGCCGGCGAGCAGCTCCGGCACCCGGGGCTGGCCCAGATCCACCGCCTCCAGCTGGTCCTCCATCTCGTGGGCCAGCTCCTGCATCTCACTCAGGCCCATCATGCCCGAGTTGCCCTTCAAGGTATGGAGATCCCGTTTGGCTCGATGAACGGCACTCTCGCGGTCCGGCCGCGGCCGGGCAGCCAAGCCCAGCAGTAGCTCTTCCACCGAGTCCAGGCGTTCCCTGGCCTCGAGGACGAAATCTTCAAACAGCTCTTGAAATTCAGAGTCCATGGCCGGCTCCGGGGCCCCTACCCGTGACGGGTCACCCTCTTGGAATCGCAGTTTTCCTGCGAATACTGTTCACGACAACGGGACTCGAAGTGTCACTCCGCCGCCCGGCATTGTCAAGAGCATGGGGTCGAGAGCGCGGGCAGGTCGCCCTCCCCCACCGATCTCGCCCCCCTCCCCGAGGGTAGCGAAAAACCCCTCGAGGCCCGACCTTCCCGAAGACATGGGAGGTTGCGCGCAGCGCGAGCCTTAGGCTACTCTTGCGTCGAACCCAGCTCAGGTGGCTCCCAAGGCCCCACAGCCACGAGACCAGCCCCGGCGGGCCGAGCCCCCCTGGAGCCAAGCCCCCAAGGCCCGTGCGGGCACAACCCGAGCCAGAGTCCAACGGAGGTTGACCGTGTCCCGGAAGAAGTTCCTCGTCATCGACGACTCCAAGCTGATCCACAAAATGTTCAATGTAATGCTGCGCCAATACGAAGTGGTGCATGCGCTGGACGGGCGCGAAGGCCTCCAGATGCTCAGCCAGCATCCCGACGTCAACCTCGTCCTGCTCGACATCAACATGCCCCACATGAACGGTCTCGAATTCCTGGAGACCGTGCGCAAAGACCAGGCCCTGGCAGAGCTTCCGGTGGTGATCATCAGTACCGAGGGCAAGGAGGAGGACACCCAGCGGGCCATGGATGCCGGCGCCACCGCCTACATCAAGAAGCCCTTCGACCACAAACAGCTGATGGACGTGGTGGAGAACCTCTGACCCAAACCGCGGCTCCATCCTCGTCCCCCCTCGTCCCTCACCAGTCCACGATCAGCCGACGCGCCGCGTCGGCGCCCCGGGGCTTGTACAGCAGATAGCCCTCCCGGCGCCCGAAGAGATAAAGGTCCCGCAGGATCTCCACGTCCCGACGGCAATAATCCCGCACCAGATCCAGCCGCCCTTGGCGAACCCACTCCAGGCTCTGCAGCCCATCCGCCGACTTCCCCACTCCCAGGGTCTCCCCTGCCAAGTGATCCATGCTCAGCCGATGACCGAGGCTGCGGTGAACGTCTTCCAAGAGATCCAGGGTCGGTAGCGTCCGGCGGTAATCCTCCCCGGTGTAGCCGTTGAGTACCTGATAGTCGAAGCCCTTGATATTGAATCCCACCACCAGGTCCGCCGCCTTCAACGCCTGGACCAGATCCGGCACCTCCGCCTCCTCGTAGACCTCGAAACGATTCTCCTCCATGAAGCACACCACCCCCACCGCCACCCCCATGCGGTAGGCCCTGTGCCATCCCCCCACCTCGTCGGCGGAGCGTAGAGTCTCGAGATCGAAGAGCACGGTGGTCTCCACCTTCTTCGACCGCCGGCGGCTCCCTCCCTTCTTCGTCGGAGCCTTCTTCGACGAGGGCTTCTCCGACGAGGGCCTACCCGAATCGCTGACATCCTTCGCAGCAGCCTCCGACGCCCCCCACCCCGAGCCGCTGATCGGGACCTGAGAACCCTCCAAAGCACTCCCGACGGACGGCCCCCTACCCGAATAGTTGGCCACATCCTCAAGGCTTCCCGACGAGGGCCTACCCGAATCGCTGAAGCCCACTCCTGCCCCCCCTCCGGACCTCTCTTGGGACGCCTCCCTACCCGAATAGTGGAGATTGGAGTCGTCCACGTCAGGCTCCCTCGAGCCCTCCTCGCGCACCGATTCCCTGGGAAGGGCATCTAAGCGTAGCTCCGGGGCCGCCACCGGAGGGACTACTGGCTCCTCCTCCGCCAACAGCACCCGTAGCAGCCGCGCCGCGCCGCTCTTGTCCAGCGGCCGGTTGCCGTTGCCGCATTTCGGGCTCTGGACGCAGGAAGGGCAGCCATCCTCGCAGGGGCAGGCTTCCAAGAGCTCCCGTACCCGGCGCAACAGATCTGCCAGCTGGTCGAAGATGCCGGCGGTGATACCGGCACCGCCGGCGTGGCCGTCGTAGATGAAAACCGTGCCGGTCCCCACCTGAGGGTGGTAGGGCTGGGAAATTCCTCCCAGGTCTCCACGGTCACACAGGGCCAAGGTCGGCAGCAGGGCGATGGCAGCGTGCTCGGCAGCGTGTAGAGAGCCCATGAGCTGCTCTCCCTTCTCCTCCAGCGTCCGCTCCACGTCGCGGCCGGCGGACCACCACAGCCCCACGGTCTCGAACTCCATCGCCGGCAGGTCCAGCTCCTCCCGCCCCAAGACCTCCTGCCCCTGGAGGCTCTTGCGCTCAAAACCCACCACCCGCTCGGTGACCCGCAGCCGCCCGCACCAGGCGTGGAGGGGGCCATCGGACCGCTGTTTCAGCACCTCGAGGATGGTCGTTTCCTTTTCGGTCAGTGGAGTGGTGAAGTGCTCTACATCGGCGATCTCCGCCAGCGCCTCGCCGGCCTCCAGGTCGAGCTCGGTGATCCGATACTGACGCCCCCGGTGCAGGTAGATCGCCCCGGGATGGGCCTCCCGCAGGGCCCGGGCGCCGTCCACCGTGCCGATCACCGGACCTCCGGCTCCCCGGCGGACTCGGCAGGGTTGGCCGGATCCGCGCAGCTGGACTCGCCGGTGGGGTCGCCGGCGACGGGCGAAGAGCTCCCGACCATCGGCGGATTCCAGCAGCTCTCCTTCCTCCACCAAGCTCTCGACGACGGCACCGTGACGTTCCAGGAGATCCCCGTCCCGATCCCGGTCGAGAGCACTCTCGGCGGCAGCGCAGACCAGATGCCCGGCGGCGACCTGAGGATTGGCGGCGTCGACGATGAGCCGTTCACAGGGCCGCTGCAGCAGCTCGTCGGGATGATCGAGGAAATATTGATCCAGGGCATCGGGCATGGCCACCAGGGCGGTCACCGACTCTCGGCCAGCGCGCCCCACCCGCCCCGAGCGCTGCCAGGTGGCCATGACGCTGCCGGGGTAGCCGACCAAGACGCAGGCGTCCAGACCTCCGATGTCGATACCCATCTCCAGGGCGGAGGTGGAAATCACGCCGTCCAGCTCGCCTTCGAAGAGCTGACGCTCGATATCCCGGCGTTCCTCCGCCAAGAATCCCGCGCGATAGCTCGCCACCCGCCGGCCTAGCTCCGGCCGTCGCCGGCGCAGCCATGAATACAGCAGCTCCGTTACCCGCCGAGCCTTGGTGAAGACGATGGTCTTGAGGCCGTCGTCGAGGAAGCTCACCAGCAGATCCAGAGCACTGGTGTAGGCACTGGTCTCGGGGCGCAGCAGCAGCAGGTGTCGACCCTGACGCGGTGCTCCGGAGGTCTCCACGACGGCACATCGGCGGCCCGTCAGCCGGTGGGCGAAGTCGTCGGCATTGGCGACGGTGGCGGAGGAAGCGATGAACGCCGGCCGCGCCCCCTCCTTATGGGCCAGCCGCAGCAGCCGCTGCAAGACGTGATGAAAATGACTGCCGAAAATCCCCCGGTAGGTGTGAA
This Acidobacteriota bacterium DNA region includes the following protein-coding sequences:
- a CDS encoding response regulator; translation: MSRKKFLVIDDSKLIHKMFNVMLRQYEVVHALDGREGLQMLSQHPDVNLVLLDINMPHMNGLEFLETVRKDQALAELPVVIISTEGKEEDTQRAMDAGATAYIKKPFDHKQLMDVVENL
- a CDS encoding chemotaxis protein CheW, whose translation is MDSEFQELFEDFVLEARERLDSVEELLLGLAARPRPDRESAVHRAKRDLHTLKGNSGMMGLSEMQELAHEMEDQLEAVDLGQPRVPELLAGVDTFRRLLRRLTQGDDEAAEEAGQDLLGEASQELALGGVRVPFGELDALVELQAEVLLYRNRLLDSLHRLKDTLPEEVRVISDAWDEVAAVHQSLEKTLDFAQERVLKLRMVPLQSLFRHLNRIVHDEAVREGKSVSFETSGGNTPLDKALLELASEALGHLVRNAVNHGVETPEEREAAGKPASGRIDLSASVEGQEVLIEVADDGAGIDPEVLDRQASERGLGGQVERGPYDLIFQAGFSTRGGTDLSAGRGIGLAAVAEAVERNGGRVEVGSEVGKGTRFLLRLPLSVSITRALLVGIGGEEYALPLGAVVESLYFDPDDRQDLHHSNLLRWRGQVIPLLDLANLFGVPSTNGSGSPGQSKNPGGDTGEASDDQPAAESSTAAVATRRSVVVLEAFGQHRGVLVDRLSGIRDIVVKGLDELVGNPLGIAGSTILGDGRVVMILDPAVLAARDEGIVS
- a CDS encoding DEAD/DEAH box helicase gives rise to the protein MAARLKDLPALSGLPDLLGTLEDHPRLGPQVVFRHSLPAHPESLERLEPPLPEALVRALAAGGVEELWSHQAQGLKAARAGEDVLITTPTASGKSLVFQLPVLEEILAGGDGTALFLFPLKALGQDQKGKLEALAQAAGIGEPVAAIYDGDTPNPERRRIRAQPPPVLITNPDMLHLGILAHWQSWAPFLRRLRWVVLDELHTYRGIFGSHFHHVLQRLLRLAHKEGARPAFIASSATVANADDFAHRLTGRRCAVVETSGAPRQGRHLLLLRPETSAYTSALDLLVSFLDDGLKTIVFTKARRVTELLYSWLRRRRPELGRRVASYRAGFLAEERRDIERQLFEGELDGVISTSALEMGIDIGGLDACVLVGYPGSVMATWQRSGRVGRAGRESVTALVAMPDALDQYFLDHPDELLQRPCERLIVDAANPQVAAGHLVCAAAESALDRDRDGDLLERHGAVVESLVEEGELLESADGRELFARRRRPHRRVQLRGSGQPCRVRRGAGGPVIGTVDGARALREAHPGAIYLHRGRQYRITELDLEAGEALAEIADVEHFTTPLTEKETTILEVLKQRSDGPLHAWCGRLRVTERVVGFERKSLQGQEVLGREELDLPAMEFETVGLWWSAGRDVERTLEEKGEQLMGSLHAAEHAAIALLPTLALCDRGDLGGISQPYHPQVGTGTVFIYDGHAGGAGITAGIFDQLADLLRRVRELLEACPCEDGCPSCVQSPKCGNGNRPLDKSGAARLLRVLLAEEEPVVPPVAAPELRLDALPRESVREEGSREPDVDDSNLHYSGREASQERSGGGAGVGFSDSGRPSSGSLEDVANYSGRGPSVGSALEGSQVPISGSGWGASEAAAKDVSDSGRPSSEKPSSKKAPTKKGGSRRRSKKVETTVLFDLETLRSADEVGGWHRAYRMGVAVGVVCFMEENRFEVYEEAEVPDLVQALKAADLVVGFNIKGFDYQVLNGYTGEDYRRTLPTLDLLEDVHRSLGHRLSMDHLAGETLGVGKSADGLQSLEWVRQGRLDLVRDYCRRDVEILRDLYLFGRREGYLLYKPRGADAARRLIVDW